A part of Terriglobus roseus genomic DNA contains:
- a CDS encoding nuclear transport factor 2 family protein — MKRIKGMFAVLMLTAVTSAYALPRVGEDAVVKQLVDNFLKAEQSYDATSLAKMISESYVEVSPAGEVDEHDRFLSFYTPEKKTDWPPMSTSDISVRMFGDTAIEIVKFTYQMPQPDGGTRSMEMRGSFIAQRENGTWKLLGAHYTGIRHPQSK, encoded by the coding sequence TTGAAGCGGATTAAGGGAATGTTTGCTGTTCTGATGTTGACGGCCGTAACCAGTGCCTATGCGTTGCCGCGCGTTGGTGAAGATGCGGTGGTGAAGCAACTCGTCGATAACTTCCTGAAAGCAGAGCAGAGCTATGATGCAACCTCGCTCGCGAAGATGATCAGCGAGAGTTACGTGGAAGTATCGCCGGCAGGTGAAGTGGATGAACATGATCGCTTTCTGAGCTTCTATACCCCGGAAAAGAAGACAGATTGGCCTCCAATGTCCACCAGCGACATTAGTGTGCGCATGTTTGGTGACACAGCGATTGAGATTGTGAAGTTCACCTACCAGATGCCGCAGCCAGACGGAGGCACTCGCTCCATGGAAATGCGTGGCTCGTTTATTGCACAGCGAGAGAATGGGACGTGGAAGCTGCTGGGCGCGCACTACACGGGCATTCGCCATCCGCAATCGAAGTAG
- a CDS encoding YtxH domain-containing protein, whose protein sequence is MSNKTFWTAFITGLTVGAVVALVYAPHDGKTTRKKIGRAYGDAEDALEDAADYVKDRAERLSKEASHAYKKGVKQLDEVYSKASDALEDIYSDAKERLASATDSAIDGVESATKKVRKLV, encoded by the coding sequence ATGAGCAATAAGACTTTCTGGACAGCCTTTATCACCGGTCTTACTGTAGGCGCGGTGGTGGCTTTGGTATACGCACCGCACGATGGGAAGACCACGCGTAAAAAGATTGGTCGCGCTTACGGCGATGCGGAAGATGCATTGGAAGACGCTGCAGACTACGTGAAGGACAGGGCAGAGCGGCTATCCAAAGAAGCCTCGCACGCTTACAAGAAGGGCGTGAAGCAGCTTGACGAGGTTTACTCCAAAGCCTCAGATGCGCTGGAAGATATTTATTCTGATGCGAAAGAGCGACTTGCATCCGCCACGGATTCAGCGATCGATGGCGTGGAGTCCGCAACGAAGAAGGTCCGCAAGCTGGTGTAA
- the cysN gene encoding sulfate adenylyltransferase subunit CysN: MSARNNLVEIAANGAPAGEPEVWNENVAVYTPLKGHTPEPEPVAVSPSFAENFNVEEYLAEERGKDLLRFSTAGSVDDGKSTLIGRLLYDTQSVYDDQVRSIEGKGTTAPGVLDLALLTDGLRAEREQGITIDVAYRYFSTPRRKFIIADTPGHEQYTRNMATGASTADVAVVLVDARKGVLIQSRRHAYITALLGVRHVIVAVNKMDLVDYSEAVFTQITQDFRDFFYGLDVDGHDDTVLHFVPVSALEGDNVVHASAKTPWYSGQPLLGLLESIPSSQVITEAPFRMHVQRVVRPNLDFRGFAGQIASGTIRVGDELVALPSGKRSRVSRIVTFDGDLAEAFAPLSVTVVLEDEIDISRGDLLAAAASLPHVAPRLNAALVWMNETPLDTTRRYLLKQGSRSVPARVPEVLHAINLTDASASQTESASLHLNGIGAVVVETLQPIAFDSYSEDRHTGSFVLIDPQSNATVAAGMIRGAAAASSGHGAHHVEDVILKPSHALRLEGTRETLDLALDALRQAGLLKEDV, from the coding sequence ATGAGCGCTCGAAATAACCTCGTGGAAATTGCAGCGAATGGCGCACCTGCTGGTGAGCCGGAAGTGTGGAACGAAAACGTGGCTGTGTATACGCCGTTGAAGGGCCACACGCCGGAGCCTGAGCCAGTTGCGGTATCGCCGTCGTTTGCTGAGAACTTCAACGTGGAAGAGTACCTTGCAGAAGAACGTGGCAAGGATTTGCTGCGCTTCTCCACCGCAGGTTCTGTCGATGATGGAAAGTCCACACTGATCGGGCGTCTGCTCTATGACACTCAATCGGTTTATGACGACCAGGTGCGTTCCATTGAGGGCAAGGGAACCACGGCTCCGGGCGTACTTGATCTTGCACTGTTGACGGATGGCCTACGTGCGGAACGCGAACAGGGCATCACGATTGATGTTGCCTATCGCTACTTCTCCACGCCGCGCCGCAAGTTCATCATTGCGGACACGCCAGGCCACGAGCAGTACACGCGCAACATGGCAACAGGCGCCAGCACGGCTGACGTTGCAGTAGTGCTGGTGGATGCGCGCAAAGGCGTACTGATTCAGTCGCGCCGTCACGCGTACATCACCGCTCTGCTTGGTGTGCGGCATGTGATTGTTGCAGTCAACAAGATGGATCTGGTGGATTACAGCGAGGCTGTCTTCACGCAGATCACGCAGGACTTCCGCGACTTCTTCTATGGACTGGATGTCGACGGCCACGACGATACCGTATTGCACTTTGTACCTGTAAGCGCGCTTGAGGGTGACAACGTGGTTCACGCCAGTGCGAAGACGCCCTGGTACAGCGGCCAGCCGTTGCTTGGGCTGCTGGAGTCAATTCCGTCGTCGCAGGTGATTACGGAAGCGCCCTTCCGCATGCATGTGCAGCGTGTGGTGCGTCCGAACCTTGATTTCCGCGGCTTTGCAGGACAGATTGCCTCAGGCACTATTCGCGTTGGTGATGAACTTGTTGCTCTGCCTTCGGGCAAGAGAAGCCGCGTAAGCCGCATCGTTACCTTCGACGGTGACCTTGCGGAAGCATTCGCACCGCTGTCAGTCACGGTAGTGCTGGAAGACGAAATCGATATCAGCCGTGGCGATTTGCTGGCTGCTGCCGCGTCGCTTCCGCACGTCGCGCCGCGATTGAATGCAGCGCTGGTGTGGATGAACGAGACACCGCTGGACACCACGCGTCGTTACCTGCTCAAGCAGGGAAGCCGAAGCGTTCCGGCGCGTGTTCCTGAGGTGTTGCACGCGATCAATCTGACGGATGCTTCGGCATCGCAGACGGAGAGCGCATCGCTCCATCTGAATGGCATTGGCGCGGTTGTGGTGGAAACGCTGCAGCCTATCGCATTCGATAGCTACTCTGAGGATCGTCATACCGGCAGCTTCGTACTGATTGATCCGCAGAGCAATGCAACGGTGGCTGCTGGCATGATTCGCGGTGCAGCAGCGGCTTCGTCAGGACATGGTGCACACCATGTGGAAGACGTGATTCTGAAGCCCTCGCACGCATTGCGTCTTGAAGGCACGAGAGAAACGCTCGATCTTGCACTGGATGCACTGCGACAGGCTGGCTTGCTGAAGGAGGATGTGTAA
- a CDS encoding FMN-binding negative transcriptional regulator translates to MYLPPHFEMRDLPAIHEAIDSVGLANLVTWNGTELLATPLPLILVRDEGEFGTLYGHLAKANPQASAPVVGEALTLFAGVDAYITPSWYATKQETGKVVPTWNYDSIHAYGAPEFFQDEAGLLDLVTRLTQHHEGRIGGAWQVSDAPEDFIRGQLRGIVGFRMAITRLQGKRKMSQNRPLADREGVAAGLREQGRDDVADLIPLRK, encoded by the coding sequence ATGTATCTACCGCCACATTTTGAGATGCGGGATTTACCTGCAATCCATGAAGCCATCGATTCCGTAGGGCTTGCGAATCTGGTTACATGGAACGGAACGGAACTTCTTGCCACACCATTGCCATTGATCCTTGTACGCGACGAAGGCGAGTTTGGAACGCTTTACGGGCATCTGGCAAAGGCAAATCCGCAAGCGAGTGCGCCGGTAGTGGGGGAAGCACTGACACTGTTTGCAGGTGTTGACGCCTACATCACGCCCAGTTGGTATGCCACCAAGCAGGAGACGGGTAAGGTGGTACCCACTTGGAACTACGACTCCATTCATGCCTATGGCGCGCCAGAATTCTTTCAGGACGAGGCAGGTCTGCTTGATCTGGTAACGCGATTGACGCAACATCACGAAGGTAGAATCGGTGGCGCGTGGCAGGTGAGTGATGCACCGGAGGATTTCATCCGTGGTCAGTTGCGCGGCATCGTTGGTTTCCGCATGGCGATTACGCGTCTGCAAGGGAAGCGAAAGATGAGTCAGAACCGTCCACTTGCCGACCGTGAGGGCGTTGCCGCTGGGTTGCGAGAGCAGGGCAGGGACGATGTGGCCGACCTCATACCTCTGAGGAAATAA
- the tig gene encoding trigger factor, whose product MAETTPVETAEQHTHDHDHAGHNHVHGPALNPELTKEISVEVPANDVDKAFGKVVKRYQKLARIPGFRPGKVPEATIRNRFAREVRQEVMDLLVQDRFRTEIESKGLSPVSQPQIVELNLNEGQPLRFRAQFEVMPGFDISGYETVTVIKADPALTEQEFDIELDRVLDAHATIEPVEEDRELVDGDWAEITFKGVRRKAEGDTTVQEADEIDGEDVLVEIGGKNTLPAFSDALRGKKTGAEFELEVNYPSDFGDVRLAGLTIDYSVTLKSIKRKVYPEKNDEFAKQLGDYETWDAFLTGLRENATSGKKQNAENEDKGKLVDTLVEKFSFPVPEAFIQQQIDVRLDRGLRALAQQGMTREQMQQLDFNSLRAAQREEAIKEVKASLILDKIAEATNVQVKDDDVERELMILSFQTRQPQDVLRQQMTQDGSLQRMREQMRREATATALYEKLA is encoded by the coding sequence GTGGCCGAGACCACCCCCGTGGAGACGGCAGAACAGCACACGCACGACCACGATCACGCTGGTCACAACCACGTTCATGGCCCCGCGCTGAACCCCGAACTGACCAAGGAAATCAGCGTCGAAGTTCCGGCCAACGATGTGGACAAGGCCTTCGGCAAAGTGGTGAAGCGTTACCAGAAGCTCGCCCGCATCCCTGGCTTCCGTCCGGGCAAGGTGCCTGAGGCGACCATCCGCAATCGCTTTGCTCGCGAAGTTCGTCAGGAAGTCATGGACCTCCTGGTGCAGGACCGCTTCCGCACCGAGATCGAGTCCAAGGGCCTGAGCCCGGTTTCCCAGCCGCAGATCGTTGAGCTGAACCTGAACGAAGGTCAGCCGCTGCGCTTCCGTGCACAGTTTGAAGTCATGCCCGGCTTCGACATCAGCGGATACGAGACGGTCACCGTCATCAAGGCCGATCCCGCACTGACTGAGCAGGAATTCGACATCGAGCTGGATCGCGTTCTGGATGCACACGCAACCATTGAACCGGTGGAAGAAGATCGTGAACTGGTCGATGGCGACTGGGCTGAGATCACCTTCAAGGGCGTTCGTCGCAAGGCCGAAGGCGACACCACTGTGCAGGAAGCCGACGAGATCGACGGCGAAGATGTTCTGGTGGAAATCGGCGGCAAGAACACCCTACCCGCATTCAGCGATGCTCTGCGTGGCAAGAAGACTGGCGCTGAGTTTGAGCTGGAAGTGAACTACCCCAGCGACTTCGGCGACGTTCGCCTGGCCGGCCTGACGATTGACTACAGCGTCACGCTGAAATCCATCAAGCGCAAGGTCTACCCCGAGAAGAACGACGAGTTCGCGAAGCAGCTTGGCGATTACGAGACCTGGGATGCCTTCCTGACTGGCCTGCGTGAGAACGCGACCTCAGGCAAGAAGCAGAATGCGGAGAACGAAGACAAGGGCAAGCTGGTCGACACCCTGGTCGAGAAGTTCTCGTTCCCCGTTCCCGAGGCGTTCATCCAGCAGCAGATCGACGTCCGTCTGGATCGCGGCCTCCGTGCGCTTGCCCAGCAGGGCATGACGCGCGAGCAGATGCAGCAGCTTGACTTCAACAGCCTGCGCGCCGCACAGCGTGAAGAAGCCATCAAGGAAGTAAAGGCGTCGCTCATCCTGGACAAGATCGCGGAAGCGACCAACGTTCAGGTGAAGGACGATGATGTGGAGCGCGAGCTGATGATCCTCAGCTTCCAGACCCGTCAGCCGCAGGACGTTCTTCGTCAGCAGATGACGCAGGATGGTTCACTGCAACGCATGCGTGAGCAGATGCGCCGCGAAGCTACCGCGACGGCTCTGTACGAAAAACTGGCATAA
- the cysD gene encoding sulfate adenylyltransferase subunit CysD: MGTASLLSSQASAPPQSPRLSHLRLLEAESIHILREVAAEFEKPVMLYSIGKDSSVMLRLAQKAFYPGPIPFPLLHIDTGYKFHEMLEFRDNMAKSIGAELLVWRNEPALAAGTNPIALDTKRCCGLLKTQALLDGLSHYGFTAAFGGARRDEEKSRAKERIYSFRDKAGQWDPKNQRPELWNLYNSRIHPGESIRVFPLSNWTEMDVWQYIHEENIPVVDLYFAKERPMYVRGDALLPIEQDFVARPGEKPQMVKCRLRSLGCSPCTGAIRSEADTIPKIIEEILGFKSSERANRVIDHDQEGSMEIKKREGYF, encoded by the coding sequence ATGGGAACAGCTTCACTGTTATCGTCGCAGGCCTCAGCACCACCGCAATCGCCGCGGCTTAGTCATCTGCGTCTGTTGGAGGCGGAGAGCATTCACATTCTGCGTGAAGTAGCCGCAGAGTTTGAAAAGCCGGTCATGCTGTACTCCATCGGCAAAGATTCCTCGGTCATGCTGCGATTGGCGCAGAAGGCTTTCTACCCTGGCCCGATTCCATTCCCACTACTGCACATCGATACCGGATATAAGTTTCACGAGATGCTTGAGTTCCGCGACAACATGGCCAAGAGCATTGGTGCGGAACTGCTGGTTTGGCGCAATGAACCGGCGCTGGCTGCCGGAACAAATCCCATCGCACTGGACACGAAGCGCTGCTGCGGTTTGCTGAAGACGCAGGCGCTTTTGGATGGCTTGAGCCACTATGGCTTCACGGCGGCTTTTGGCGGTGCTCGACGCGATGAAGAGAAGTCGCGCGCGAAGGAACGTATCTATTCCTTCCGCGATAAGGCCGGTCAGTGGGACCCGAAGAATCAGCGGCCTGAGCTTTGGAACCTGTACAACTCGCGCATCCATCCAGGCGAAAGCATTCGCGTGTTCCCGTTGAGCAACTGGACGGAGATGGATGTATGGCAGTACATCCACGAAGAAAACATTCCAGTAGTGGATCTGTACTTTGCGAAGGAACGCCCCATGTACGTCCGCGGCGATGCTTTGCTGCCCATTGAGCAGGACTTCGTTGCGCGACCGGGCGAGAAGCCGCAGATGGTGAAGTGCCGCCTGCGTTCCCTGGGTTGCAGCCCATGCACGGGCGCCATTCGCAGTGAGGCTGACACCATCCCCAAAATCATCGAAGAGATTCTCGGCTTTAAGTCGTCGGAACGCGCAAACCGCGTGATTGACCACGACCAGGAAGGTTCCATGGAGATCAAGAAGCGCGAGGGATATTTCTAA
- the clpP gene encoding ATP-dependent Clp endopeptidase proteolytic subunit ClpP yields MGLIPMVLEQTSRGERSYDIYSRLLRDNIIFLGTPIDDNVANLIIAQLLFLSGEDPEKDIQLYINSPGGSVSAGMAIYDTMQYIKNDVSTLCIGQAASMGAFLLMAGKKGKRFALPNSRILIHQPLIMGHGIQGQATEIDIHAREILRLRERMNKIMAEHTGQSFDQIERDTDRDFTMGADQAKDYGLIDDIITRPRT; encoded by the coding sequence ATGGGTCTGATTCCAATGGTGCTCGAGCAGACGAGCCGGGGCGAACGCTCCTATGACATTTACAGCCGTCTGCTGCGCGACAACATCATCTTTCTGGGAACTCCGATCGATGACAACGTTGCAAACCTGATCATTGCGCAGTTGCTCTTCCTGTCCGGTGAAGATCCGGAGAAGGACATCCAGCTTTACATCAACTCTCCGGGTGGATCGGTCAGCGCAGGCATGGCCATCTACGACACCATGCAGTACATCAAGAATGACGTCTCCACGCTGTGCATTGGCCAGGCCGCCAGCATGGGCGCCTTCCTGTTGATGGCGGGTAAGAAGGGTAAGCGTTTCGCTCTGCCGAACTCGCGCATCCTCATTCACCAGCCGCTGATCATGGGACACGGCATCCAGGGTCAGGCCACCGAGATCGACATTCATGCACGTGAGATTCTGCGTCTCCGCGAGCGCATGAACAAGATCATGGCAGAGCACACCGGCCAGAGCTTCGATCAGATCGAACGCGATACTGACCGTGACTTCACGATGGGCGCGGATCAGGCCAAGGATTACGGTTTGATCGACGACATCATCACCCGCCCTCGTACGTAA
- a CDS encoding uracil-DNA glycosylase, whose product MPSKLQKSVPTSRSATAEFAVLNEQIVSCTRCPRLREYCTALGETKRRAYMDWNYWTLPVPGFGDANARVLIVGLAPGAHGANRTGRPFTGDGAGYFMYPVLYETGFATQPDATSRTDGLKLRGCRICSICRCAPPGDKPTPQEIRNCAPFLATEIQTLRKLRVVVALGRIAFDGYLNFLIGQGVISSRREYGFAHGAEHKLPNGITLLASYHPSLRNTNTGRLDKAMFTRIFVRARELAGLS is encoded by the coding sequence ATGCCATCAAAGCTCCAGAAGTCCGTACCTACAAGTCGCTCTGCCACTGCCGAGTTTGCCGTTTTAAATGAACAGATTGTGTCCTGTACGCGCTGCCCGCGTTTGCGGGAGTATTGCACCGCCCTGGGAGAGACGAAGCGGCGTGCTTACATGGATTGGAATTACTGGACGCTCCCCGTACCAGGTTTTGGCGACGCAAACGCGCGTGTGCTGATCGTGGGACTTGCGCCGGGAGCGCATGGAGCCAACCGCACTGGCCGCCCGTTCACTGGCGATGGCGCCGGCTATTTCATGTATCCCGTGTTGTACGAGACGGGATTCGCGACGCAGCCGGATGCGACATCTCGAACTGACGGATTGAAGCTGCGAGGATGCCGTATTTGTTCCATCTGCCGTTGCGCGCCGCCTGGAGATAAGCCAACACCACAGGAGATTCGTAACTGTGCGCCGTTTCTGGCCACGGAGATTCAGACTTTGCGCAAGTTGCGCGTCGTCGTCGCCCTTGGACGGATTGCATTTGACGGGTATCTAAACTTTCTCATCGGGCAAGGAGTCATCTCGTCACGTCGCGAGTATGGCTTTGCGCACGGTGCGGAACACAAACTACCGAATGGCATTACGTTGCTTGCCAGCTATCACCCTTCGTTGCGCAATACGAACACTGGGCGACTAGACAAGGCGATGTTCACACGCATCTTTGTGCGTGCACGTGAACTCGCTGGGCTTTCATGA